One stretch of Plutella xylostella chromosome 15, ilPluXylo3.1, whole genome shotgun sequence DNA includes these proteins:
- the LOC105382455 gene encoding cyclin-C, producing MAGNFWQSSHHQQWILDKQDLIRDRQHDLGILSEEEYQKIFNFFASIIQVLGEQLKLRQQVIATATVYFKRFYARNSLKCIDPLLLAPTCVFLASKVEEFGVISNSRLITTCQTVIKNKFSYAYGQQEFPYRTNHILECEFYLLENLDCCLIVYQPYRPLLLFVQDIGQDENNNLLTYSWRIINDSLRTDVSLLFPPYQIAIAAMHIACVMLGRENHKPWFAELNVDMDKIQEIVRAIINLYEMWKSYDEKKEIQGLLGKMPKPKPAPQR from the exons ATGGCAGGTAACTTTTGGCAAAGTTCTCACCACCAGCAATGGATATTAGACAAGCAGGACCTTATTCGCGATCGCCAGCACGACCTGGGCATTCTCTCGGAGGAGGAGTATCAGAAAATATTCAACTTCTTCGCCAGCATCATCCAGGTGCTGGGAGAGCAGCTGAAGCTACGCCAACAAGTCATCGCCACCGCCACCGTATACTTCAAAAGattctacgcaagaaattcgTTAAAATGTATAGACCCTCTACTGCTAGCACCAACTTGCGTATTTCTAGCGTCTAAAGTTGAAGAATTTGGCGTGATATCAAACTCTCGGCTTATAACGACATGTCAGACTGTGATCAAGAACAAATTCAGCTATGCATATGGACAGCAGGAGTTTCCCTACAGAACAAACCATATATTGGAgtgtgaattttatttattagagaATCTGGATTGTTGTCTGATTGTTTACCAGCCGTACCGGCCGCTGCTGCTGTTTGTTCAAGACATTGGGCAGGATGAGAACAACAATCTACTGACATACTCATGGAGAATCATCAATGACTCCCTGAGGACAGATGTCAGCTTGTTGTTTCCTCCATATCAG ATTGCAATAGCTGCTATGCACATAGCCTGTGTGATGCTAGGAAGAGAAAACCATAAACCATGGTTTGCTGAACTTAATGTAGACATGGATAAG ATACAAGAAATAGTAAGAGCCATCATCAACCTGTATGAGATGTGGAAGAGCTATGATGAGAAAAAGGAAATTCAGGGTCTCCTTGGCAAAATGCCTAAGCCAAAACCAGCACCGCAAAGATAG